One genomic segment of Clostridium saccharoperbutylacetonicum N1-4(HMT) includes these proteins:
- the rfbH gene encoding lipopolysaccharide biosynthesis protein RfbH, protein MAGKLNQEKDKEEILKLVSQYCDKYHKKDAYVYGQRIPYASRVYDNAEMVNLVDSSLEFWLTSGRYTDEFESEFAKYLNVKYCSLVNSGSSANLNAFMALTSPLLGERAVKRGDEVITVAAGFPTTVTPMIQFGAVPVFVDVAIPQYNIDVTMLEKALSEKTKAVMIAHTLGNPFDLKAVKEFCDKNDLWLIEDNCDALGSKYTIDGEEKFTGTIGDIGTSSFYPPHHMTMGEGGAVYTNDALLNKIIRSFRDWGRDCVCPSGMDNLCKHRFDKQYGELPVGYDHKYVYSHFGYNLKATDMQAAIGCAQLKKFPSFVERRKHNFYRLKESLLEVEDKLILPVPCENSDPSWFGFLITCKEGVDRNKVVKYVEEHGVQTRMLFAGNLIKHPCFDEMRTEGTGYRVVGDLKNTDRVMNDTFWVGVYPGMTDEMIDYMAKTIKEAVK, encoded by the coding sequence ATGGCTGGTAAATTAAATCAAGAAAAAGATAAAGAAGAAATTTTAAAACTTGTTAGTCAATATTGTGATAAATATCATAAAAAAGATGCTTATGTATATGGACAAAGAATTCCCTATGCATCAAGGGTTTATGACAATGCAGAAATGGTTAATCTTGTAGATAGTTCTCTTGAATTCTGGCTTACATCAGGAAGATATACAGATGAATTTGAAAGTGAATTTGCTAAATATTTAAATGTTAAATACTGTAGTCTAGTTAATTCTGGTTCAAGTGCTAACTTGAACGCATTTATGGCATTAACATCGCCATTACTTGGAGAAAGGGCAGTTAAACGTGGAGATGAAGTTATTACTGTTGCAGCAGGATTTCCAACTACTGTTACTCCTATGATTCAATTTGGTGCAGTTCCTGTTTTTGTTGATGTTGCAATTCCACAATATAATATTGATGTAACAATGCTTGAAAAGGCTTTGTCAGAAAAAACTAAAGCAGTTATGATTGCACATACATTGGGAAATCCCTTTGATTTAAAAGCTGTTAAAGAATTTTGTGATAAGAATGATTTATGGCTTATAGAAGATAATTGCGATGCATTAGGGTCAAAATATACTATTGATGGAGAAGAAAAGTTTACAGGTACTATTGGAGATATTGGAACTTCAAGTTTTTATCCACCACATCATATGACAATGGGTGAAGGGGGTGCAGTATATACAAATGATGCATTACTTAATAAAATAATCCGTTCATTTAGAGATTGGGGAAGAGATTGTGTATGTCCTTCTGGTATGGATAATTTATGTAAACATCGTTTTGATAAACAATATGGTGAATTACCTGTCGGATATGATCATAAATATGTATATTCACATTTTGGCTACAACTTAAAAGCTACAGATATGCAAGCTGCTATAGGATGTGCTCAACTTAAAAAATTTCCTTCATTTGTTGAAAGAAGAAAACATAATTTTTATAGATTAAAGGAAAGTTTATTAGAAGTTGAAGATAAACTAATATTACCTGTTCCGTGTGAAAATTCTGATCCAAGCTGGTTTGGTTTTCTTATAACATGTAAAGAAGGTGTAGATAGAAATAAGGTTGTTAAATATGTTGAAGAGCATGGAGTTCAAACAAGAATGCTATTTGCAGGAAACCTTATTAAACATCCGTGTTTTGATGAGATGAGAACTGAGGGAACAGGATACCGTGTTGTTGGGGATTTGAAAAATACTGATAGAGTCATGAATGATACTTTTTGGGTTGGAGTTTACCCAGGAATGACAGATGAAATGATTGATTATATGGCTAAAACAATTAAAGAGGCTGTGAAATAA
- a CDS encoding DUF6056 family protein encodes MNKKIRKWIRSDNIPYIILMIAFIFIHIKMTSNYGDDVYSREHYADVWGSMFTLYKTWSSPSLATVVQLYLVKWPDFIFKICNLLVIILSAYSIIKITEDRSSKYQKWMVIFFIMLYPFMQMGTAGWIITSTIYYFPLSFGLYSLIYLKYIYDGKEINKLQYISFWFALVMGLGNLQMCCIILGAYTVLNIFFFIKKKIFKYSILQNVTSLIFFIYHATAPGNINRSGAETITWFPDFNMLSITNKIKICFTATLGNLISDYNVFFLCFTILIIFGVYCKYKEILYRCISLIPFLASVLFGFGKNIFSSVIPNLIALMNNGQNNFLQIDVSNFECKKNYLSIILGVIIVGSILISIYLIFENTLKMLLIELIFLLGFASRMIMSFSPTVYASGIRTFIFLYFSILVCAVFIFNDISENISEDKQKNILMYGGIIAAINYLQLLIIV; translated from the coding sequence ATGAACAAAAAAATACGAAAGTGGATTAGGTCAGATAATATACCATACATCATATTAATGATAGCTTTTATATTTATACATATAAAAATGACTTCTAATTATGGAGATGATGTATACAGTAGAGAGCATTATGCTGATGTATGGGGAAGCATGTTTACATTATATAAAACATGGTCATCACCTTCTCTAGCAACTGTAGTTCAGCTCTATTTAGTAAAGTGGCCTGATTTTATATTTAAAATATGCAATTTATTGGTAATAATATTATCAGCATACTCCATAATTAAAATTACTGAAGATAGAAGTTCAAAATATCAAAAATGGATGGTGATTTTTTTTATAATGTTATATCCATTTATGCAAATGGGTACAGCAGGCTGGATTATTACATCTACTATATATTATTTTCCACTTTCTTTTGGATTATATTCGTTAATATATTTAAAGTATATATATGATGGGAAAGAAATAAATAAATTGCAATACATATCATTTTGGTTTGCATTGGTTATGGGACTTGGAAATTTACAAATGTGTTGTATTATTTTAGGTGCATATACTGTATTAAATATTTTCTTTTTTATCAAAAAAAAGATATTTAAATATTCAATACTTCAAAATGTAACTTCATTAATATTTTTCATATATCATGCAACAGCACCTGGAAATATTAATAGAAGTGGAGCAGAAACTATTACTTGGTTTCCAGATTTTAATATGTTATCTATTACCAATAAAATAAAAATATGTTTTACTGCAACATTGGGAAACTTAATATCAGATTATAATGTATTCTTTTTATGTTTTACCATATTGATTATTTTTGGAGTTTACTGTAAATATAAGGAGATATTGTATAGATGTATTTCACTAATTCCTTTTTTAGCTTCAGTTTTATTTGGATTTGGGAAAAATATTTTTTCGAGTGTTATTCCTAATTTAATTGCATTAATGAATAACGGTCAAAATAATTTTTTACAAATAGATGTATCAAATTTTGAATGTAAAAAAAATTATTTAAGTATTATTTTAGGGGTAATTATAGTAGGAAGTATATTGATTTCAATATATTTGATATTTGAAAACACTCTTAAAATGTTACTAATTGAATTGATATTTTTATTAGGATTTGCATCTAGAATGATAATGAGTTTTTCTCCTACAGTTTATGCCTCAGGAATACGTACATTTATATTTTTATATTTCTCTATACTGGTATGTGCAGTGTTTATATTTAATGATATAAGTGAAAATATATCAGAGGATAAACAAAAAAATATATTGATGTATGGTGGAATTATAGCAGCTATTAATTATTTACAATTATTAATTATTGTCTAA
- a CDS encoding sugar 3,4-ketoisomerase: MDRNKMIEFKQNGDDRGKLVVVEGMKDIPFDIKRIFYIYGSDTTVVRGQHANRRSEFVLINVCGSSKVRVRDGKKDEVFVLDKPHTGIYLPKMLWKDMYDFSEDSILLCLASEAYDSSEYIRDFDEYIKEVNKNG, translated from the coding sequence ATGGATAGAAATAAGATGATAGAGTTTAAACAAAATGGTGATGATAGAGGAAAACTTGTAGTAGTAGAAGGAATGAAAGATATTCCTTTTGACATTAAGAGAATATTTTATATTTATGGTTCTGATACTACAGTTGTTCGTGGTCAACATGCAAATAGGAGAAGTGAATTCGTGTTAATTAATGTATGTGGATCATCTAAAGTTAGAGTAAGGGATGGGAAAAAAGATGAAGTTTTTGTATTAGATAAGCCTCATACGGGAATATATCTTCCTAAAATGTTATGGAAAGATATGTATGATTTCTCAGAAGATAGTATTCTTTTGTGTTTGGCAAGCGAAGCTTATGATAGTTCAGAATATATAAGAGATTTTGATGAATACATAAAGGAAGTAAATAAAAATGGATAA
- the rfbF gene encoding glucose-1-phosphate cytidylyltransferase, which produces MKVVLLAGGFGTRISEESHLRPKPMIEIGGMPILWHIMKTYSYYGYTDFVICCGYKAHMIKEYFADYYLHRSDVTFDFSENNKMIVHNNFSEPWKVTLVDTGLNTMTGGRIKRIQKYIGNEPFMLTYGDGVSDVNITELVKFHESHGKIATMTAINVGQRFGVLDIDEENGINSFREKSDDDGNMINGGFMVLNPEIFEYIEGDSTVFEKTPLEVVAKMGELMAYKHEGFWKCMDTQRDKHQLEELWESGEAPWKRW; this is translated from the coding sequence ATGAAAGTAGTATTACTTGCAGGCGGATTTGGAACAAGAATTAGTGAAGAAAGTCACTTAAGGCCAAAGCCAATGATTGAAATTGGAGGAATGCCAATTTTGTGGCATATTATGAAGACATATTCATATTATGGATATACTGATTTTGTGATTTGTTGTGGATACAAGGCTCATATGATTAAAGAATATTTCGCAGATTATTATTTACATAGAAGTGATGTAACATTTGACTTTAGTGAAAATAATAAGATGATTGTACATAATAATTTTTCAGAACCATGGAAGGTAACTTTAGTTGATACAGGTCTGAATACTATGACTGGTGGACGAATAAAGAGAATACAAAAATACATTGGTAATGAGCCATTTATGCTTACCTATGGAGATGGGGTTAGCGATGTTAATATTACAGAACTTGTTAAGTTCCATGAATCCCATGGAAAGATAGCAACTATGACAGCAATTAATGTTGGTCAAAGATTTGGTGTTCTTGATATTGATGAAGAGAATGGAATTAATTCTTTTAGAGAAAAAAGCGATGATGACGGAAATATGATTAATGGAGGATTTATGGTGCTTAATCCTGAAATTTTTGAATACATTGAAGGCGATAGTACAGTATTTGAAAAAACTCCATTGGAAGTTGTTGCAAAAATGGGAGAACTTATGGCTTATAAGCATGAAGGATTCTGGAAATGCATGGACACTCAAAGAGATAAACATCAACTTGAAGAGTTATGGGAAAGTGGGGAAGCACCTTGGAAAAGATGGTAG
- a CDS encoding thiamine pyrophosphate-binding protein produces the protein MKLSDYIVTFLIEKGVTDVFGYPGGMVTHLMESFDKYKDFISAHVNYHEQASAFCACGYAQASNKPGVAYATSGPGATNLITGIANAYFDSIPCIFITGQVNTYESKGELHVRQKGFQETDIISIVKSITKYAVKIDDENNVKYEFEKAFDICISGRPGPVLIDIPMNILRADIIPDDLKHYEAQNPKEISDYYNYMTNTMLQMINFSRRPVILAGNGINIANVRNDFRDFVNLIGIPVVTSMIGRDVLPNNVENGFGFVGAYGDRCANFIISNSDLIISIGSRIDCRQTGSNLKMFGENAKIIRLDIDSGELTNKIKADEIDFVVDLKKIFPILNTEKFELKDRYEKWLNVCKEIREELKGIDSQYETDIIEELSYKVPEDSIITTDVGQNQVWVAQSFNIRSNQKMLFSGGHGAMGYSLPSAIGAYYGSRKNVICFNGDGGLQMNIQELQFIVREKIPVKIILLNNKSLGMIRHFQEMYFESNFVQTKKDGGYTIPDFDKISNAYGLRYINIKSVKQISECEDILIDDKPCFIELSLTDTTYVSPKLAMGKPIHDQDPLLDRDLFNRLIKICNI, from the coding sequence ATGAAACTAAGTGATTATATTGTAACTTTTTTGATTGAAAAAGGAGTTACAGATGTATTTGGATATCCAGGAGGAATGGTAACACATCTTATGGAGTCTTTTGATAAGTACAAAGATTTTATATCGGCACACGTAAATTATCATGAACAAGCATCTGCATTTTGTGCATGTGGATATGCTCAGGCATCAAATAAACCTGGTGTTGCATATGCTACAAGTGGGCCAGGGGCTACAAATCTTATTACAGGAATAGCGAATGCCTACTTTGATTCTATACCATGTATATTTATTACTGGTCAGGTGAATACTTATGAATCAAAAGGAGAGTTACATGTTAGACAAAAAGGATTTCAAGAAACGGATATTATAAGTATTGTAAAATCAATTACTAAATATGCAGTGAAAATTGATGATGAGAATAATGTTAAGTATGAATTTGAGAAAGCATTTGATATATGTATAAGTGGGAGGCCAGGGCCAGTACTTATAGATATTCCTATGAATATTTTAAGAGCAGATATTATTCCTGACGATTTAAAACATTATGAAGCACAAAATCCTAAGGAAATTAGTGATTATTATAATTATATGACGAATACTATGTTGCAAATGATAAATTTTTCTAGAAGACCAGTTATTTTGGCGGGAAATGGAATTAATATTGCAAATGTTAGAAATGATTTTAGAGATTTTGTCAATTTAATAGGTATTCCTGTTGTCACAAGTATGATTGGAAGAGATGTGTTACCTAATAATGTTGAAAATGGTTTTGGATTTGTTGGTGCTTATGGGGATAGATGTGCAAATTTTATTATATCTAATAGTGATTTAATTATAAGTATTGGATCTAGAATTGATTGTAGACAAACTGGAAGTAATTTGAAGATGTTTGGAGAAAATGCAAAAATTATAAGATTAGATATTGATAGTGGAGAACTTACAAATAAAATTAAAGCAGATGAAATAGACTTTGTTGTAGATTTGAAAAAAATATTTCCAATATTAAATACAGAAAAATTTGAATTGAAAGATAGATATGAAAAATGGTTAAATGTATGCAAGGAAATAAGAGAAGAACTCAAAGGAATAGATTCACAATATGAAACTGATATTATAGAAGAACTTTCTTATAAGGTTCCGGAGGATTCGATTATAACAACAGATGTTGGACAAAATCAGGTATGGGTTGCACAATCTTTTAATATAAGGAGCAATCAAAAGATGCTTTTTTCAGGGGGACATGGTGCAATGGGATATTCACTACCATCTGCCATAGGTGCATATTATGGTAGTAGAAAAAATGTGATTTGTTTTAATGGAGATGGTGGATTACAAATGAATATCCAAGAACTTCAATTTATAGTTAGAGAAAAGATTCCGGTCAAGATTATATTACTTAATAACAAATCATTAGGAATGATTCGTCATTTTCAAGAAATGTATTTTGAATCTAATTTTGTTCAAACTAAAAAAGATGGTGGGTATACAATTCCTGACTTTGATAAAATTTCCAATGCTTATGGATTAAGATATATAAATATAAAGTCTGTAAAGCAAATATCAGAATGTGAAGATATATTAATAGATGATAAACCTTGTTTTATAGAGTTAAGTTTAACTGATACTACTTATGTGTCTCCCAAGCTTGCTATGGGAAAACCTATTCATGATCAAGATCCATTATTAGATAGAGATTTGTTTAATAGATTAATCAAAATTTGTAATATTTAA
- the rfbG gene encoding CDP-glucose 4,6-dehydratase encodes MVVDLNFYKGKKVLVTGHTGFKGSWLCKILVQAGAVVTGYSLIPPTNPNLFEISCVGKEINSTIGDIRDLDKLMKVFNENKPEIVFHLAAQPIVRDSYKDPVYTYETNVMGTVNILECVRQNSCVKSFLNVTTDKVYKNNEWEWGYRENEPLDGFDPYSNSKSCSELVTHSYKNSFFADGQVAISTARAGNVIGGGDFAQDRIVPDCIRAAEKKETILVRNPHSTRPYQHVLEPLSAYLMIAQKQYEDIKYADYYNVGPDELDCITTGILVDVFCKKWGQNMDWEDKFMGGPHEANFLKLDCSKIKSVFGWKPRWNIDTAIEKTVEWAKCYFEQKDINECMNKQIIEFFKGE; translated from the coding sequence ATGGTAGTTGATTTGAATTTTTATAAAGGGAAAAAGGTTTTGGTTACAGGTCATACTGGATTTAAAGGATCTTGGCTTTGTAAGATCCTTGTGCAAGCTGGAGCAGTAGTTACAGGATATTCATTGATACCACCTACTAATCCTAATTTATTTGAAATTTCATGTGTTGGAAAAGAAATAAATTCAACAATAGGTGATATAAGAGATTTAGATAAACTAATGAAAGTTTTTAATGAAAATAAACCAGAAATAGTTTTTCATCTTGCAGCACAACCTATTGTACGTGATAGCTATAAAGATCCAGTATATACATATGAAACAAATGTAATGGGAACTGTTAATATACTTGAGTGTGTTAGACAGAATTCATGCGTAAAATCATTTTTAAATGTAACAACAGATAAAGTTTATAAAAATAACGAATGGGAATGGGGATATCGTGAAAATGAACCATTAGATGGTTTTGATCCTTACTCAAATAGTAAGTCTTGTTCAGAACTTGTTACCCATAGTTATAAGAATTCATTTTTTGCTGATGGACAAGTGGCTATTTCTACAGCAAGAGCAGGTAATGTAATAGGTGGAGGAGATTTTGCTCAAGATAGAATTGTTCCAGATTGTATAAGAGCAGCTGAAAAGAAGGAAACTATACTAGTAAGAAATCCGCATTCAACCAGACCATATCAACATGTTCTTGAACCGTTAAGTGCATATCTTATGATTGCTCAAAAGCAATATGAGGACATAAAATATGCTGATTATTATAACGTTGGACCAGACGAATTAGATTGCATAACAACAGGTATTTTAGTAGATGTTTTTTGCAAAAAATGGGGGCAAAATATGGATTGGGAAGATAAATTTATGGGAGGACCTCATGAAGCTAATTTTTTAAAATTAGATTGTTCTAAAATTAAATCCGTATTTGGATGGAAACCTAGATGGAATATAGATACTGCAATTGAAAAAACAGTTGAATGGGCAAAATGTTATTTTGAACAGAAGGATATTAATGAATGCATGAATAAACAAATTATAGAATTTTTCAAAGGAGAATAA
- a CDS encoding DegT/DnrJ/EryC1/StrS family aminotransferase, translating into MKIMPNRLDRGFQQYQKEFEDKALEVLRSGWYVLGKEVSFFEQEFARYTGAKHCVGLGNGLDALWIAFRVLGIGNGDEVIVQGNTYIASVMGITINGATPVFVEPNMYNDIDVDKIEEKITNKTKAILVVHLYGQCSEMSKIMGIAKKHNLRVVEDCAQSHGAMENGKQCGTFGDIGCFSFYPSKNLGAFGDAGAITTNDNDLAQKVRVFRNYGSEKRYYNMVVGTNSRLDEMQAGFLRVRLPHLDEVTKERHEICKRYISELKNENIELPKVCDGATTVWHQFVIRVKNRQSLIDYLNEREIGTIVHYPIPPHLAEAYEYLNLSKGSLPITERYSNEVLSLPLYNGMTKEELDYVINAINDWEGK; encoded by the coding sequence ATGAAAATAATGCCAAATAGACTTGATAGGGGCTTTCAACAATATCAAAAAGAATTTGAAGACAAGGCACTAGAAGTATTACGTTCAGGTTGGTATGTGCTTGGGAAAGAAGTTTCTTTTTTTGAACAGGAATTTGCTAGATATACGGGCGCAAAACATTGTGTAGGATTGGGAAATGGCCTTGATGCACTGTGGATTGCTTTTAGAGTACTTGGTATAGGCAACGGTGATGAAGTTATTGTTCAGGGCAATACATACATAGCAAGTGTTATGGGAATTACAATTAATGGTGCTACTCCAGTATTTGTAGAGCCTAATATGTATAATGACATCGATGTTGATAAAATAGAAGAAAAAATTACTAATAAGACAAAAGCTATTTTAGTAGTACATTTATATGGTCAATGTTCTGAAATGTCCAAAATTATGGGAATTGCTAAGAAACATAATTTGCGTGTAGTTGAAGATTGTGCTCAATCTCATGGAGCAATGGAAAATGGGAAACAATGTGGAACGTTTGGAGATATAGGTTGTTTTAGCTTTTATCCATCTAAAAATTTAGGAGCATTTGGAGATGCTGGTGCAATTACTACAAATGATAATGATTTAGCTCAAAAAGTTAGAGTGTTTAGAAATTACGGTAGTGAAAAGCGTTATTATAATATGGTTGTAGGAACTAATTCGAGACTTGATGAAATGCAGGCGGGATTTTTAAGAGTTAGATTACCACATTTAGATGAAGTTACTAAGGAACGTCATGAAATTTGTAAAAGATATATAAGTGAACTTAAAAATGAAAATATAGAATTACCAAAAGTTTGTGATGGTGCCACAACAGTTTGGCATCAATTTGTTATAAGAGTAAAGAATAGACAATCACTGATCGACTATTTAAATGAAAGAGAAATTGGTACAATTGTTCATTATCCAATACCACCACATTTAGCAGAGGCGTATGAATACTTAAATTTATCAAAAGGAAGTTTACCTATAACTGAAAGATATTCTAATGAAGTATTATCGCTACCATTATATAATGGTATGACTAAAGAAGAGCTAGATTATGTAATAAATGCAATAAATGATTGGGAAGGTAAATAA
- a CDS encoding glycosyltransferase family 2 protein, whose amino-acid sequence MDKLSIIIPVYYNELNLNPLYKDLQEKVLCKLDEYEIVMVDDGSGDASWEVMRKLSEIDKNIKLIKLSRNFGSHSAMLAGYLNCSGECAVVKAADLQEPSELILDMFENWKKGNRVVLAVRSDREESFSQKIFSNMYYWIIRKFVIKTMPKGGFDCFLIDRKVIEVLRLLDEKNSAITLQILWAGFKTDKIYYVRKAREIGKSRWTLSKKIKLVIDSMMGFSYFPIKFISGVGAIIFIGTFIYAMYLLISSLIFGISVPGFATLAILVLIAFGTIMLTLGILGEYIWRGFDAARNRPPYIIEEVSDIRIEVNELKIKNEAEKMESTKL is encoded by the coding sequence ATGGATAAATTATCTATAATAATTCCAGTATATTATAATGAACTTAATCTAAATCCATTATATAAAGATTTACAAGAAAAAGTATTGTGTAAACTTGATGAATATGAAATAGTAATGGTTGATGATGGGTCTGGTGATGCTTCTTGGGAAGTGATGAGAAAATTATCTGAAATTGATAAGAATATTAAATTAATTAAGTTATCAAGAAATTTTGGATCACATTCTGCTATGTTAGCAGGATATTTGAATTGTTCGGGAGAATGTGCTGTGGTTAAAGCAGCAGATTTACAGGAACCATCAGAATTAATTCTTGATATGTTTGAAAACTGGAAAAAAGGCAATAGAGTAGTTTTAGCAGTACGCTCTGATAGAGAAGAAAGTTTTTCTCAAAAAATTTTTTCTAATATGTATTATTGGATAATTAGAAAATTTGTAATTAAAACTATGCCTAAAGGAGGGTTTGATTGCTTCTTAATAGACAGAAAAGTAATTGAAGTTTTAAGATTATTAGATGAGAAGAATTCAGCTATTACTTTACAAATTTTATGGGCAGGTTTTAAAACTGATAAGATTTATTATGTAAGAAAAGCAAGAGAAATTGGTAAATCACGATGGACATTATCTAAGAAAATAAAGCTTGTTATAGACTCAATGATGGGATTCTCATATTTTCCAATTAAATTTATTTCTGGTGTAGGTGCAATTATTTTTATAGGAACATTTATATATGCTATGTATCTATTAATTTCAAGTTTGATATTTGGAATATCTGTGCCAGGTTTTGCAACACTTGCTATATTAGTTTTAATTGCATTTGGAACAATCATGTTGACACTTGGTATCTTGGGAGAATATATATGGCGAGGATTTGATGCAGCTAGAAATAGACCCCCTTATATAATTGAAGAGGTATCTGATATAAGAATTGAGGTTAATGAATTAAAGATTAAGAATGAAGCAGAAAAAATGGAATCTACAAAATTATAA
- a CDS encoding acyltransferase: MNNSIISKNCVIGKNVTIKDGSIIGENVIIEEDVYIDYGCIIKDNVHIKRGTFVGARCILGEYLVDFFDDMKNKNHPLIIGQNSLIRSETIIYGENIIGDNFQTGHRVTIREKSDIGNNVRIGTLSDIQGHCKIGNYINIHSNVHIGQKSIIKDYVWIFPYVVLTNDPTPPSEQLLGVTVESFAVIATMSVILPGVHIYEDALVAAGATVNKDVPKEVVVAGSPAKPICKVSDIKNKISGEKVYPWRYTFDRGMPWNNVGYEQWAKNNPYM, translated from the coding sequence ATGAATAATTCGATAATATCCAAAAATTGCGTAATAGGAAAAAATGTTACTATAAAAGATGGTAGCATAATAGGTGAAAATGTAATAATAGAAGAAGATGTATACATTGATTATGGATGTATTATAAAGGATAATGTTCATATAAAAAGAGGAACTTTTGTCGGAGCAAGATGTATTTTAGGAGAATATCTTGTAGATTTTTTTGATGATATGAAAAATAAAAATCATCCACTTATAATTGGACAAAATTCACTTATCCGTAGTGAAACTATTATTTATGGAGAAAATATAATTGGAGACAATTTTCAAACAGGGCATAGAGTTACAATAAGAGAGAAGTCTGACATTGGAAATAATGTAAGAATTGGTACATTGTCTGATATTCAAGGACATTGTAAGATTGGAAATTATATAAATATTCATAGTAATGTACATATTGGCCAAAAAAGCATTATAAAAGATTACGTTTGGATTTTTCCTTATGTAGTATTAACTAATGATCCAACTCCACCATCTGAACAACTTCTTGGAGTAACAGTTGAATCGTTTGCTGTTATTGCCACTATGAGTGTTATATTGCCGGGGGTACACATATATGAAGATGCACTAGTTGCTGCAGGAGCAACTGTTAATAAAGATGTACCTAAAGAAGTTGTAGTGGCTGGAAGTCCAGCTAAGCCTATTTGCAAAGTATCAGATATAAAGAATAAAATATCCGGAGAAAAAGTATATCCATGGAGATATACTTTTGATAGAGGAATGCCATGGAATAACGTAGGATATGAACAATGGGCAAAAAATAATCCTTATATGTAA
- a CDS encoding GtrA family protein — protein sequence MKLFSIESFRTQGFWKIIIQFIKFGIVGASNTLISLLIYYVLIYFKVNYIVANTIGFIVSVLNAYYWNNRYVFKKSNKGNLKPMIKTFVSYGTTFVFSTILLVVMVDHLNLSNIIAPILNLIITIPLNFILNKFWAFK from the coding sequence ATGAAGTTATTTTCAATTGAAAGTTTTAGAACACAAGGTTTTTGGAAGATAATAATTCAATTTATTAAATTTGGAATAGTAGGGGCATCGAATACTCTTATTTCCCTTTTAATATATTATGTGTTAATATATTTTAAAGTTAATTATATTGTTGCAAATACAATTGGATTTATTGTAAGTGTATTAAATGCTTACTATTGGAATAATAGGTATGTATTTAAAAAGAGTAATAAAGGTAATTTGAAACCCATGATAAAAACTTTTGTTTCATATGGTACAACATTTGTATTTAGTACAATTTTACTAGTAGTTATGGTTGACCATTTAAATCTTTCTAATATTATTGCACCAATATTAAATTTAATTATTACTATACCTTTAAATTTTATATTAAATAAGTTTTGGGCATTTAAGTAA